The Neodiprion fabricii isolate iyNeoFabr1 chromosome 4, iyNeoFabr1.1, whole genome shotgun sequence genome window below encodes:
- the LOC124181607 gene encoding translation initiation factor eIF-2B subunit gamma, with translation MEFQAVVLAAGKGSRMTELTASRAKCLLPIGNYPMLYYPLKLLARNGFMEVIVVVQEEWKNEIALAIDKLNIRLRCDFVGIPGGDDLGTADVLRLIHEKFYTDIIVLPCDLIMNIDLSGIFNSYRRHSAIIISMLIQLPTFSDKLINPGPKSKPKPERDLIGIDNETNRLIFFASASDFEEKINISRKLYKKHTNFNINSNLLDVHLYIIHKWILDCLLIDKSISSIKGELLPYVIKKQSAQTHNPNKIEKSTSIMKQNTDRDIFKLVTEKALSKRKKRLDVLISEMSPFNDHSTNLENAYNEDLIKCYAFIQNTEFGFRANNIHMYALANAVIHEKWAILSAAPTIFFDDSMIKTNQVENCTIGYNASISEKTSLKLSHIGTSAVIETKTRVLNSVVMENVMVKEGCVINNCILCNDSVVEEGCELNHCIVGANHTVPAGSRHSDEVLTDIGNLMEI, from the exons ATGGAATTTCAAGCTGTAGTCCTTGCTGCAGGCAAAGGATCCCGAATGACAGAATTGACAGCTAGTCGAGCCAAGTGCTTGTTGCCTATTGGAAACTATCCCATGCTCTACTATCCCCTAAAACTTTTAGCACGTAACGGGTTCATGGAAGTCATTGTTGTGGTACAAGAagaatggaaaaatgaaatagcGTTAGCTATAGACAAATTGAATATTAGACTCAGATGTGATTTCGTTGGAATCCCAGGTGGGGACGATCTAGGAACTGCTGACGTCCTCCGATTAATCCATGAGAAGTTCTACACAGACATCATTGTTCTCCCTTGCGACTTGATCATGAATATCGATTTAAGTGGCATTTTCAATTCTTATAGAAGACATTCAGCAATCATTATTTCTATGCTGATCCAACTTCCAacattttctgacaaattgaTTAATCCTGGACCAAAGAGCAAACCAAAACCAGAGAGAGATTTGATTGGAATAGACAATGAAactaatcgattaatttttttcgcctcTGCATCagattttgaagaaaagataaatataTCACGAAAACTGTACAAGAAACATACAAACTTCAATATTAACTCAAATCTTTTGGATGTACACTTATATATCATCCATAAATGGATTTTGGATTGTCTACTAATTGACAA aagCATCAGCTCTATTAAAGGTGAATTATTGCCATATGTTATCAAGAAACAATCAGCGCAGACACACAACCccaataaaatagaaaaaagtacATCTATCATGAAACAAAACACTGACAGAGATATATTTAAATTGGTAACGGAAAAAGCTCTGAGCAAACGGAAAAAACGTCTAGATGTTTTGATCAGTGAAATGTCGCCCTTCAATGACCACTCGACAAATTTGGAGAATGCTTATAACGAAGATTTGATAAAATGTTAtgcttttattcaaaataccGAATTTGGATTTAGAGCAAataacatacatatgtacgcaCTGGCAAACGCAGTA ATTCATGAAAAGTGGGCTATTCTGTCAGCGGCGCCAACGATATTTTTTGATGATTCAATGATCAAAACCAACCAAGTTGAAAATTGCACAATTGGTTATAATGCATCAATCAGTGAAAAGACATCACTGAAGCTCAGTCACATTGGTACAAGTGCAGTTATAGAAACGAAAACAAGGGTTTTAAACTCCGTTGTAATGGAAAACGTTATGGTCAAAGAAGG ATGCGTAATTAACAATTGCATATTATGCAATGACAGTGTAGTCGAAGAAGGCTGCGAGCTAAATCATTGTATAGTAGGAGCCAATCATACGGTACCAGCTGGTAGTCGGCATTCTGATGAAGTTTTGACCGATATTGGTAATCTAATGGAAATTTAA
- the LOC124181620 gene encoding 60S ribosomal protein L37, with product MTKGTSSFGKRRNKTHTLCRRCGRSSYHIQKSQCAQCGYPQRKMRSYNWSIKAKRRKTTGTGRMRHLKIVRRKFKNGFREGVPKPKAVAAK from the exons ATG ACGAAGGGAACGTCCAGCTTTGGTAAAAGGCGTAACAAGACACACACTCTGTGCAGGAGATGTGGACGTAGCTCATACCACATCCAAAAGTCGCAATGCGCTCAGTGTGGATATCCTCAGAGAAAGATGCGGTCAT ataattgGTCGATCAAGGCTAAAAGGAGGAAGACTACTGGGACTGGCCGCATGCGTCACCTTAAAATCGTTCGACGCAAGTTCAA GAACGGCTTCAGGGAAGGTGTACCCAAGCCCAAGGCTGTTGCTGCAAAGTAA